From the Hevea brasiliensis isolate MT/VB/25A 57/8 chromosome 15, ASM3005281v1, whole genome shotgun sequence genome, one window contains:
- the LOC110671263 gene encoding dirigent protein 19: MNIATGGHKLASMAKVIVLLPIIASHLAIFTLFSAFTTTIVAGADSDFGTTKTQNLYRLKKEKLTHFRFYWHDIYSGPNPTVVPIVNSTIKNSVSGFGFISMMDDPLTLEPQQSSKLVGRAQGLYGAASQEEVGLLMVMNFVFLEGKYNGSTITILGRNKALEKVREMPVISGTGLFRFARGYVEASTHSYNQTSGDAVVEYNAYVLHY; this comes from the coding sequence ATGAACATAGCAACAGGAGGGCACAAACTGGCAAGCATGGCCAAAGTAATTGTTCTTCTTCCCATTATAGCTTCCCATCTCGCAATCTTCACCCTCTTCTCTGCCTTTACTACAACTATAGTGGCCGGAGCAGATAGCGATTTTGGAACAACTAAAACCCAGAACCTATATCGGCTGAAGAAGGAAAAGCTTACCCATTTTCGCTTCTACTGGCATGACATATACAGCGGCCCTAACCCCACCGTCGTCCCCATCGTGAATTCAACCATTAAAAACTCCGTCTCTGGTTTCGGTTTCATAAGCATGATGGACGACCCATTGACCCTGGAGCCACAACAGAGCTCCAAACTTGTGGGAAGAGCTCAAGGTCTTTATGGAGCAGCTTCGCAGGAAGAGGTTGGGCTCTTGATGGTGATGAATTTTGTGTTCCTTGAAGGGAAATATAATGGTAGCACCATAACTATACTGGGAAGGAACAAGGCTCTCGAGAAGGTGAGAGAGATGCCGGTGATCAGCGGCACTGGGCTGTTCCGGTTTGCCAGAGGGTATGTTGAGGCTTCTACTCATAGTTACAATCAAACATCTGGAGATGCTGTTGTTGAGTATAATGCTTATGTGTTGCATTACTAG
- the LOC110671228 gene encoding uncharacterized protein LOC110671228: MGTLVGHVAPGFAFFFLGFWHLFNHVRHHVQQPNFYTSSPWFPTSKFRYIELLLIMIGSSISVSMELFIGPERHQPFDPDGTIPSNHLHNFEHASISMTFFVYAAFAIIIDKIRPKAQYGLTQFLGALAFGQQLFLFHLHSADHMGVEGQYHLLLQIVIVVSLATTLMGMGQPKSFMVSFVRSASIMFQGVWLITMGYVLWTPSLVPKGCFIHSEEGHQVVRCSGEESLHRAKSLVNIQFSWFLIGVTIFVMCFYLAMHKFYGEQKIEYSPLTKEDHQQLLEEDSDDVESQKTASKSNSFMNIGRSFAPVDIER; the protein is encoded by the coding sequence ATGGGTACTTTGGTGGGTCATGTAGCTCCAGGCTTTGCCTTCTTTTTTCTTGGTTTTTGGCACTTGTTTAACCACGTAAGACACCATGTTCAACAACCCAATTTTTATACCTCTTCCCCTTGGTTTCCAACCTCAAAATTTAGGTACATAGAGCTTCTCTTGATTATGATAGGTAGCTCTATCTCTGTGTCTATGGAGCTGTTTATTGGTCCTGAGAGACACCAACCCTTTGATCCTGATGGAACCATACCATCAAACCATCTTCATAATTTTGAGCATGCTTCAATATCAATGACTTTCTTTGTGTATGCAGCTTTTGCAATAATTATTGATAAAATTAGGCCAAAAGCTCAATATGGTCTAACTCAGTTTCTTGGAGCATTAGCCTTTGGGCAACAGCTTTTTCTCTTCCATCTTCACTCAGCTGATCACATGGGTGTCGAAGGCCAATACCATCTGCTTCTCCAAATTGTTATAGTTGTTTCTTTAGCCACCACTCTCATGGGTATGGGCCAGCCTAAGAGTTTCATGGTCAGCTTTGTTAGGTCTGCAAGTATCATGTTCCAAGGTGTGTGGCTTATAACCATGGGATATGTGCTTTGGACACCATCTTTAGTGCCCAAAGGTTGCTTCATTCACTCAGAAGAAGGTCATCAAGTGGTAAGATGTTCGGGGGAGGAGTCTCTACACAGGGCTAAATCACTAGTAAATATCCAATTCAGCTGGTTCTTGATTGGAGTCACCATTTTTGTGATGTGCTTCTATTTGGCTATGCACAAATTTTATGGCGAACAAAAAATTGAGTATTCACCTTTAACAAAAGAAGATCATCAGCAGTTGCTAGAAGAAGATTCAGATGATGTTGAATCACAAAAGACTGCTAGCAAATCAAACAGTTTTATGAATATAGGAAGAAGCTTTGCCCCAGTTGACATAGAAAGGTAA
- the LOC110671261 gene encoding uncharacterized protein LOC110671261 — protein MGSLIGHVLPGIAFLALGLWHLFNHIKLYSLHPNSYTSSPWFPTSKLRYLELFLIMAGSSISISMELFIGPRRHQPVDPDGTIPSNHLKNFEHSSISMLFLVYASFAIILDRFKPKAQLGLTQLLGAVAFGQQLFLFHLHSTDHKGLEGQYRLLLQFIIVVSVTTTLMGIGLPRSFLVSFVRSVSIFFQGVWFIVMGYMLWTPEFLPKGCALYNDDDHLVIRCDSQEALHRGKSLVNIQFSWFLIGIAIFAISFYLSLFERLGKRVQYYSSLPKQFEEMEEECIDVESQKEKKSGESKGAFIHMESTGFAAFIMERQKM, from the coding sequence ATGGGCAGTCTAATAGGACATGTATTGCCAGGAATTGCTTTCCTTGCACTAGGTTTATGGCATCTCTTTAATCACATCAAACTCTATTCTCTACATCCAAACTCCTACACATCTTCTCCTTGGTTCCCCACCTCAAAACTAAGGTACTTGGAGCTTTTCTTGATCATGGCAGGAAGCTCTATCTCCATTTCCATGGAGCTTTTCATTGGTCCTCGCAGACATCAACCCGTTGATCCTGATGGAACCATACCCTCAAATCATCTCAAAAACTTTGAGCACTCTTCAATTTCAATGCTTTTCTTGGTTTATGCATCTTTTGCAATAATTCTTGACAGATTTAAGCCTAAAGCTCAACTAGGTCTAACACAACTTCTTGGAGCAGTAGCCTTTGGGCAGCAACTTTTTCTCTTCCATCTGCACTCAACAGATCACAAGGGTCTTGAAGGGCAATACCGTTTGCTTCTCCAGTTTATTATAGTTGTTTCTGTAACTACTACGCTTATGGGAATCGGCCTTCCTAGGAGTTTCTTAGTTAGCTTTGTGAGATCTGTTAGTATTTTTTTTCAAGGAGTTTGGTTCATAGTGATGGGCTATATGCTGTGGACACCTGAATTTTTACCTAAAGGTTGTGCACTTTACAACGATGATGATCACCTTGTGATTAGATGTGACAGCCAAGAAGCATTACATCGAGGGAAATCATTAGTAAACATTCAATTCAGCTGGTTCCTAATTGGGATTGCGATTTTTGCAATTTCCTTTTATCTGAGTCTGTTTGAAAGACTTGGCAAAAGGGTGCAGTACTATTCTTCTCTACCAAAGCAATTTGAAGAGATGGAAGAAGAATGTATTGATGTTGAATCCCAAAAGGAAAAGAAATCTGGTGAGTCCAAGGGTGCTTTCATTCATATGGAATCAACAGGATTTGCAGCATTCATTATGGAAAGGCAGAAGATGTGA